In Shewanella sp. VB17, a single genomic region encodes these proteins:
- the cgtA gene encoding Obg family GTPase CgtA: MKFVDEAVIRVEAGDGGSGCVSFRREKYVPDGGPDGGDGGDGGSVYLQADESYNTLIDFQFERFHRAERGKNGRGRDCTGHGGEDLVLIVPVGTRAIDEETQESLGDLTTHGQRMLVAKGGFHGLGNTRFKSSTNRAPRQKTLGTPGEVRSLKLELMLLADVGLLGMPNAGKSTFIRAVSRAKPKVADYPFTTLVPNLGVVNPRHGQSFVIADIPGLIEGAADGAGLGVQFLKHLERCRVLLHIIDIDPIDGTDPVESARAIVAELEKHSPKLAGKPRWLVINKTDLLLEDEVKERTEHIVKELEWQGDVYTISAYNRDGTDSLSLKLIDFIDALPPEEEIDKEAEIEFKWDNYHENANESLNENYVDEDDDDDFDDDDYDVKVIYQR, translated from the coding sequence ATGAAGTTTGTCGATGAAGCTGTGATCAGAGTTGAAGCTGGTGATGGTGGTAGTGGTTGCGTCAGTTTTCGACGTGAAAAATATGTACCCGATGGTGGCCCAGATGGCGGCGATGGTGGTGATGGCGGCAGTGTGTATCTGCAAGCTGATGAAAGTTACAACACATTAATTGATTTTCAATTTGAGCGTTTTCATCGTGCTGAACGTGGTAAAAATGGTCGAGGTCGTGATTGTACTGGTCATGGCGGTGAAGATTTAGTGCTTATTGTTCCTGTCGGCACGCGTGCTATCGATGAGGAAACACAAGAATCACTTGGTGACTTAACCACCCACGGTCAAAGAATGTTAGTTGCAAAGGGGGGATTTCACGGATTAGGTAACACCCGCTTTAAGAGCAGCACTAACCGCGCGCCAAGACAGAAGACGCTAGGTACACCGGGTGAAGTACGCAGTTTAAAACTTGAGCTTATGTTACTTGCCGATGTTGGTCTTTTAGGCATGCCTAATGCGGGTAAGTCTACTTTTATTCGTGCTGTTTCAAGAGCTAAACCCAAAGTTGCCGATTATCCTTTTACAACTTTAGTGCCTAATCTTGGTGTTGTTAACCCAAGACATGGACAAAGTTTTGTGATCGCCGATATTCCAGGTCTGATTGAAGGTGCTGCAGATGGCGCAGGTTTGGGGGTGCAGTTTCTAAAGCATCTTGAGCGTTGTCGTGTTCTACTGCATATTATTGACATTGACCCTATTGATGGCACGGATCCTGTTGAGTCCGCACGTGCAATTGTTGCTGAGCTTGAAAAACATTCACCTAAACTTGCAGGTAAGCCACGTTGGTTAGTTATCAATAAGACCGATCTTTTACTTGAAGATGAGGTGAAAGAGCGGACAGAACACATAGTTAAAGAGTTAGAGTGGCAAGGCGATGTTTATACTATTTCAGCCTATAACCGTGATGGTACAGATTCTTTAAGCCTTAAGTTAATCGACTTTATTGATGCACTTCCACCTGAGGAAGAGATTGATAAAGAAGCTGAAATTGAATTCAAGTGGGATAATTATCATGAAAATGCCAATGAGTCATTGAATGAGAATTATGTCGATGAAGATGACGATGATGATTTTGACGATGATGATTATGACGTAAAAGTTATCTACCAAAGATAA
- the pdxA gene encoding 4-hydroxythreonine-4-phosphate dehydrogenase PdxA, with amino-acid sequence MTIKRIAITPGEPAGIGPDLVIQLAQQAWSAELVVCADPALLSSRAKMLGLPLQLKPYQPNLAPKAQEAGTLTLAPFSLNVEAKCGKLDEQNSAYVVKTLTYAGEKNINGEFDAVVTGPVHKGIINQAGIPFSGHTEFFANQANCQDVVMMLTAPGLHVALVTTHIPLAYVSKAITRDRLHQIINILHTDLINKFAIENPKIYVCGLNPHAGEDGHLGREEIDTIIPALDELRAKGINLIGPLPADTIFQNKYLQDADVILAMYHDQGLPVLKAQGFGSSVNITLGLPYIRTSVDHGTALELAGTGQADIGSFVCALNKAIDLAVKAE; translated from the coding sequence TTGACGATTAAACGAATCGCTATCACCCCAGGAGAACCTGCTGGGATTGGTCCAGATTTAGTTATCCAACTAGCTCAGCAGGCTTGGTCTGCTGAGCTAGTGGTTTGTGCCGATCCTGCACTTTTATCCTCTCGAGCTAAAATGCTGGGGCTTCCGTTACAACTTAAGCCATACCAACCCAACCTAGCACCAAAGGCTCAGGAGGCTGGTACATTAACCCTTGCGCCGTTCTCACTCAATGTAGAGGCTAAATGCGGTAAACTCGATGAACAAAATAGTGCCTATGTCGTAAAAACACTCACCTATGCTGGTGAGAAAAACATTAATGGTGAATTTGATGCTGTGGTTACTGGCCCTGTCCATAAGGGGATAATAAATCAAGCTGGGATCCCCTTTAGTGGTCATACCGAATTTTTTGCTAATCAAGCGAACTGCCAAGACGTAGTGATGATGCTTACGGCACCAGGTTTACACGTCGCCTTAGTGACAACACATATTCCATTAGCCTATGTTTCAAAAGCCATTACACGTGACCGGTTACATCAAATAATCAACATACTCCATACTGATTTAATCAACAAGTTTGCCATAGAAAACCCTAAAATATATGTATGTGGACTGAATCCTCACGCAGGTGAAGATGGGCATTTAGGCAGAGAAGAAATAGACACAATTATTCCAGCTCTAGATGAATTGAGAGCAAAAGGGATTAATTTGATCGGCCCTTTACCAGCAGATACCATTTTTCAAAATAAATATTTACAAGACGCTGATGTTATACTTGCTATGTACCATGACCAAGGTTTACCAGTCCTTAAAGCTCAAGGTTTTGGTAGCTCTGTCAATATCACATTGGGACTGCCTTACATTCGCACTTCGGTAGATCATGGTACAGCACTTGAACTCGCTGGAACCGGTCAAGCAGACATAGGAAGTTTTGTCTGCGCACTAAATAAAGCCATAGATTTGGCAGTAAAAGCTGAGTAG
- the rsmA gene encoding 16S rRNA (adenine(1518)-N(6)/adenine(1519)-N(6))-dimethyltransferase RsmA yields MSNKVHLGHTARKRFGQNFLTDHNVINRIVGAISPDNDHVMVEIGPGLGALTEPVASAIDTLTVVELDKDLVARLHEHPTLKDKLKIHQGDALKFDFSQLVEQDRQMKVFGNLPYNISTPLMFHLFDFAQHIENMHFMLQKEVVLRLSASPGTKAYGRLTVMAQYHCQIMPVLEVPPHSFTPAPKVDSAVVRLVPFKVKPWPCKDVDQLRHLTTTAFNMRRKTLRNNLKHIITDAEFTTLGIDATLRPEQITVEQYVAMANLVIDRP; encoded by the coding sequence ATGAGTAATAAAGTACATTTAGGCCACACGGCCAGAAAACGTTTCGGCCAAAACTTCTTGACCGATCACAATGTTATTAACCGCATTGTTGGTGCGATATCGCCTGACAATGATCATGTTATGGTCGAAATTGGTCCAGGTCTAGGTGCATTGACTGAGCCTGTCGCTAGTGCTATCGACACATTGACAGTCGTTGAACTAGATAAAGATCTCGTTGCACGCTTACATGAACACCCAACTTTGAAAGATAAATTGAAAATTCATCAGGGTGATGCGCTTAAATTTGATTTTAGTCAATTGGTCGAACAAGATAGGCAGATGAAGGTATTTGGTAATTTACCTTATAATATCTCTACGCCGCTTATGTTTCACTTATTTGATTTTGCTCAGCATATTGAAAATATGCATTTCATGTTGCAAAAGGAGGTCGTACTTAGGCTCTCAGCAAGCCCAGGAACAAAAGCCTATGGGCGTTTAACGGTTATGGCACAATATCATTGTCAAATAATGCCTGTCCTTGAAGTGCCACCACATAGCTTTACTCCCGCACCTAAAGTCGATTCTGCCGTTGTTCGCTTAGTGCCTTTTAAAGTTAAGCCATGGCCTTGTAAAGATGTCGATCAATTAAGACACCTTACAACGACAGCATTTAATATGCGCCGTAAAACGTTACGTAATAACCTAAAACATATCATCACTGATGCAGAGTTTACCACCTTAGGTATAGATGCAACGCTCAGACCTGAACAGATCACTGTCGAGCAATATGTTGCCATGGCAAACCTTGTCATCGATAGGCCATAA
- the apaG gene encoding Co2+/Mg2+ efflux protein ApaG, with amino-acid sequence MTEFEDSIKINVKTEYIEEQSSPTDERYLFRYTITIINLGKEPVTLKTRHWSITDSNENTSEVQGSGVVGETPTIAPDTAYEYTSGTVLETPLGVMQGSYGMLTKDGQTFNAKIPPFRLSIPGLLH; translated from the coding sequence ATGACTGAATTTGAAGATTCTATAAAAATTAACGTTAAAACGGAATATATTGAAGAACAGTCCTCTCCAACTGACGAAAGGTACTTGTTTAGATATACCATCACTATTATTAACTTAGGTAAAGAGCCCGTAACACTCAAAACTCGTCACTGGTCAATCACTGATTCGAATGAAAATACCAGTGAGGTTCAAGGATCTGGTGTGGTTGGCGAAACCCCAACAATAGCACCTGATACCGCATACGAATACACAAGTGGAACGGTACTCGAAACCCCTTTAGGTGTGATGCAAGGTAGTTATGGCATGCTCACTAAGGATGGACAAACCTTTAATGCAAAGATCCCTCCTTTTAGGCTTTCTATTCCTGGACTACTTCATTAA
- the murU gene encoding N-acetylmuramate alpha-1-phosphate uridylyltransferase MurU, translated as MKAMILAAGRGERLRPLTDSVPKPLICVAERPLIIYHIERLVEMGIRDIVINHAWLGHKLVEALGDGRRFGASIQYSAELCALETGGGIKQALPLLGEEPFFVINGDVFIDELPDFRYLDLNALLKDTLAHLWLVDNPSQHPQGDFSLKNGLVYNTCFADEVTLTFSGMGIYHPSLFDGAPDTVFSLGPLLRNKMEFGLVSGEYFAGFWCDVGTIERLEQLEKRQQG; from the coding sequence GTGAAAGCGATGATTTTGGCTGCTGGTAGAGGTGAGAGACTAAGACCATTAACAGATAGTGTGCCTAAACCCTTGATTTGTGTCGCTGAAAGACCATTAATTATTTACCATATTGAGCGATTGGTAGAAATGGGTATTAGGGATATAGTTATTAATCATGCTTGGCTTGGGCATAAGTTAGTTGAAGCGTTAGGTGATGGTCGTCGCTTTGGGGCGAGTATTCAGTATAGTGCTGAGCTCTGTGCGTTAGAAACTGGCGGAGGAATTAAGCAAGCCTTACCATTACTGGGAGAAGAACCATTTTTTGTTATCAATGGTGATGTGTTTATTGATGAGTTACCAGATTTTCGATACCTTGATTTAAATGCGCTTCTTAAAGATACGTTGGCGCATTTATGGCTAGTTGATAACCCTAGCCAGCACCCCCAAGGAGATTTCTCACTGAAAAACGGCCTAGTATATAATACATGTTTTGCTGATGAAGTGACTTTGACATTCTCTGGCATGGGGATTTATCACCCTTCTCTTTTTGATGGGGCACCAGATACCGTTTTTTCTCTTGGGCCTCTTCTGAGGAATAAAATGGAGTTTGGACTCGTTTCTGGTGAATACTTTGCAGGTTTTTGGTGTGACGTTGGTACGATAGAGCGTTTGGAACAGTTAGAGAAGCGTCAGCAAGGTTGA
- the lptD gene encoding LPS assembly protein LptD — protein sequence MQTRYLLALSLLPQLVLAEETTMTSDATMQCIVEPPVPHITAKDNEDTDYLTQEIRIMSNRSEAQMGQQAKFTGDVSFSQGNRNIAADEAILDQQKEQLDANGSLIFQDPMITITADSLIAEMRTNTASLWGAQYWLNGRQIHGNAEKLEITPDNDLHLSKTNFTSCPPGDSSWLFEADTIKIDSTEESLELSDAKLKIGGVPVFYIPYMSVPISNKRKSGFLFPEFGNNSTNGMEISTPYYWNISPEYDLTLTPNYMTSRGLFLKTDFRYLAGESQQGGINLEYLNDDDMLADSPSRYLYHWDHKGSINENWRVMADFTDVSDDNYFSDLDSDVQQSTDNQISRIGEMSYLEKNWDFSARVQDIKVLGEDEKPYQVMPQIDLNYRSPNFWNGFDFAFFGEATNFENDKNDQPDATRLHLEPTMTYPIHGPAGSLTSEFKLLQTYYWQDINDLTNNQQLDNSVSRTLPQVRFHGQINFERFTSYFDENYRQTLEPQFQYLYVGYEEQNNIGIYDTAKMQEDYFGLFRDRRFSGIDRIADANQLTLGLTTRLFDQHNQETFKFSLGQIHYFKESKVGISDPTNQTGNFIQENSSNSVLAAELSTKLYQDWYMSGSIQYDTKLSDNKKTEVTLDFRPGVNKLLQFSYRYVPDLQDSNIDTDNADSVDISQTGIRGAWPVNDNIYLIADWYYDLNERRNIETYAGFQYESCCWAIGLGYYNRLKANYDNNIDDIQNNRELFDSGISFTFTIRGLGGSGPLGVSHTFDDGLFNYRKPLYLTD from the coding sequence ATGCAGACCCGTTATTTATTGGCACTAAGCTTACTTCCACAATTAGTCTTGGCGGAAGAAACGACCATGACTTCCGATGCTACCATGCAATGCATCGTCGAGCCTCCCGTTCCACATATCACAGCCAAGGACAATGAAGATACTGACTATTTAACGCAAGAAATCAGGATTATGTCTAATCGTTCGGAAGCTCAAATGGGTCAACAAGCCAAATTTACTGGTGATGTGTCTTTTAGTCAGGGCAACCGTAATATCGCCGCTGACGAAGCCATTTTAGATCAACAAAAAGAACAGCTAGACGCTAATGGCAGTTTGATTTTTCAAGATCCAATGATAACCATTACAGCTGATTCTCTCATTGCAGAAATGCGCACTAATACCGCATCACTTTGGGGTGCACAATATTGGCTCAATGGTCGGCAAATTCATGGCAATGCTGAAAAGTTAGAAATAACCCCTGATAACGATCTGCATTTAAGCAAAACCAATTTTACCAGCTGTCCACCAGGAGATAGCTCATGGCTATTTGAAGCTGACACCATCAAAATTGACAGCACAGAAGAGTCGTTGGAACTATCAGATGCAAAATTGAAAATAGGGGGGGTCCCTGTATTTTATATTCCATATATGTCTGTGCCTATCTCTAATAAACGTAAATCTGGTTTTTTATTTCCAGAGTTCGGTAACAATTCAACCAACGGCATGGAAATTTCGACCCCCTATTATTGGAATATCTCACCAGAATATGATCTGACCCTGACGCCTAATTACATGACTTCTAGAGGGTTATTCCTTAAAACTGATTTTCGCTATTTAGCGGGAGAATCACAACAAGGTGGCATCAATTTAGAGTACCTAAACGACGATGATATGCTGGCAGATTCACCCTCACGTTATCTGTATCATTGGGATCATAAAGGATCAATTAATGAAAACTGGCGCGTTATGGCTGACTTTACTGATGTATCTGATGATAATTACTTTAGTGATCTAGACTCCGATGTCCAGCAGTCGACAGATAATCAAATATCTCGTATTGGAGAAATGAGTTATTTAGAAAAAAATTGGGACTTCAGTGCGCGAGTACAAGATATTAAAGTGCTTGGCGAAGATGAAAAGCCTTACCAAGTGATGCCACAAATTGACTTGAACTACCGTTCTCCTAATTTTTGGAATGGCTTTGATTTTGCGTTTTTCGGTGAAGCGACTAATTTTGAAAATGATAAAAATGATCAACCAGATGCTACACGTCTTCATCTTGAACCCACGATGACTTATCCAATACATGGGCCTGCAGGCTCTTTGACCAGTGAATTTAAGTTACTGCAAACTTACTATTGGCAAGATATAAATGACCTCACTAACAACCAACAACTAGACAACTCCGTCAGTCGTACTTTACCTCAGGTTCGTTTTCATGGTCAGATAAATTTTGAACGTTTTACCAGCTATTTTGATGAAAACTATCGACAAACCTTAGAGCCTCAGTTTCAATATCTCTATGTGGGTTATGAAGAACAGAACAATATAGGCATATATGATACTGCAAAAATGCAAGAAGATTACTTTGGATTATTTCGTGATAGACGTTTTTCTGGTATTGATAGAATAGCTGATGCGAACCAATTAACTCTCGGTTTAACCACGCGCCTATTTGATCAACATAACCAGGAAACATTTAAGTTCAGCCTAGGACAAATTCATTACTTTAAAGAAAGCAAAGTTGGTATCAGTGATCCAACAAATCAAACGGGTAATTTCATTCAAGAAAATAGTTCAAACTCAGTTCTCGCTGCAGAATTAAGTACTAAATTATACCAAGACTGGTACATGAGCGGTTCGATTCAGTATGATACCAAACTCAGTGATAATAAAAAAACTGAAGTAACACTCGATTTTAGGCCAGGAGTCAATAAGTTACTTCAGTTTAGCTATCGCTATGTCCCAGATCTACAAGACAGTAATATAGACACAGATAACGCTGATTCTGTGGATATTTCACAAACAGGCATCCGAGGTGCTTGGCCAGTAAATGACAACATATATTTGATCGCAGATTGGTATTATGATCTTAACGAACGTCGTAATATTGAAACTTACGCAGGTTTTCAATATGAATCTTGTTGCTGGGCGATAGGTTTAGGTTATTATAATCGACTCAAAGCAAATTATGACAATAATATTGATGATATACAGAATAACCGGGAGCTTTTTGACAGCGGTATATCTTTCACTTTCACGATAAGAGGGCTCGGGGGATCAGGTCCATTAGGCGTATCACATACGTTTGATGATGGCTTGTTTAATTATCGTAAACCTCTGTACCTTACAGATTAA
- the folA gene encoding type 3 dihydrofolate reductase: MKIALIAAMANHRVIGKDNQMPWHLPEDLRHFKAVTLGKPIVMGRKTFDSIGRPLPGRHNIVISRQEGLTIEGTTCVTSFEAAIKAAGDIEELVVIGGGQLYVSTLAIADKLYLTEISLDVAGDTFFPEWDDGSWLKVDEENALSDEGLKYRFINLIKSKS, translated from the coding sequence ATGAAAATAGCCTTAATCGCCGCGATGGCTAATCATCGTGTAATAGGGAAAGATAACCAAATGCCATGGCATCTTCCTGAAGACCTTCGCCATTTTAAAGCTGTGACATTGGGTAAGCCTATCGTGATGGGGCGTAAAACCTTTGATTCTATTGGGCGACCATTACCCGGTCGCCATAATATTGTGATTAGCCGCCAAGAAGGGCTCACAATCGAAGGGACAACGTGCGTTACTTCTTTTGAAGCAGCCATAAAAGCCGCTGGAGATATTGAAGAGTTAGTTGTTATCGGTGGTGGTCAATTGTATGTCTCGACGCTAGCGATAGCGGATAAGCTTTATTTGACTGAAATTAGCCTTGATGTTGCCGGTGATACATTTTTCCCCGAGTGGGATGATGGATCTTGGCTGAAAGTTGATGAAGAAAATGCGCTAAGTGATGAAGGCTTGAAATATCGATTTATTAATTTAATTAAGAGTAAATCATAG
- a CDS encoding symmetrical bis(5'-nucleosyl)-tetraphosphatase: MANYFVGDIQGCFDEFILLLSKVDFNPSRDQLWAVGDLVARGNGSLPTLRYFKKLNGGANISLGNHDLHLIAVHAKIKEANPKDKLEALLNAPDINSLIGWLRHQPLHQELPAHKIVMSHAGIPPQWDLSTLRSESTLVSQALLSSDYEEQLLKKMYTSDSNQWHQNMSASERRIYCINALTRMRFLHRDGSLDFDCKLSPEQCKDPNLTPWFEQQGHINQNHTLVFGHWAAVMGQVGSPTIKALDTGCCWGEHLTLWHLETDETVTQKQLNNH, encoded by the coding sequence ATGGCGAATTATTTTGTTGGTGATATTCAAGGTTGCTTCGATGAGTTCATTCTCTTGTTGTCTAAAGTTGACTTTAATCCTTCTCGAGATCAACTCTGGGCAGTAGGAGACCTAGTAGCAAGAGGCAATGGATCATTGCCAACACTAAGATATTTTAAAAAACTCAATGGTGGAGCTAACATCTCACTTGGTAATCATGACTTACATTTGATCGCCGTTCACGCAAAAATAAAAGAAGCTAATCCAAAAGATAAACTAGAGGCTTTACTTAATGCACCAGACATTAACTCTCTTATAGGTTGGTTACGGCATCAGCCTCTTCATCAAGAATTACCAGCACATAAAATTGTGATGAGTCATGCAGGTATTCCACCACAATGGGATCTATCGACACTAAGAAGCGAAAGTACATTGGTCTCTCAGGCTCTACTATCCTCTGATTATGAGGAGCAATTACTTAAAAAAATGTACACGTCAGACTCAAATCAATGGCATCAAAATATGAGTGCATCAGAAAGAAGAATTTACTGCATAAATGCATTAACCCGAATGCGTTTTTTACACCGTGACGGGAGTCTAGATTTTGATTGCAAGCTTTCTCCAGAGCAGTGTAAGGATCCTAATCTCACCCCATGGTTTGAACAACAAGGCCACATTAATCAAAACCATACACTGGTATTTGGTCATTGGGCAGCTGTAATGGGGCAAGTAGGCTCACCTACAATTAAGGCTTTAGACACTGGCTGTTGCTGGGGGGAACACTTGACGCTTTGGCATCTGGAAACCGATGAGACCGTAACTCAAAAACAATTAAATAATCATTAG
- the surA gene encoding peptidylprolyl isomerase SurA produces MKPCKHLIFAFLALTISQASQAQTAPLDRVSVQINEGIVLESEISNMLATVKANATAAEQSLPSDQALRTQVIERLIMTRLQMQMADRIGLHIGDLQLDQTIANIAKDQKLTIEQMQVNIAKEGMNWNQYREQLREEMTLGEIQRIQVQRRIQVSPQEISNLVKMIEEKGLQEVEFQIGHILIEVPSNPNSEQLAKASKRSNTVLKRIKDGEDFRRTAIASSSGPKALEGGVWDYMNINEMPTLFAEVLGSAKQDDVIGPIRSGAGFHIIKVLDARGLKTQEISEVRSRHILIKPSPILSEERAKAMLNKFVTQIRNGDTDFAVLARQYSEDPGSGAKGGELGWADPSIYVPEFADTLNSLEVNEISAPFRSTHGWHIVQLEERRKTDATDKFNTNRAHQLIFRRKFNEELQNWLDEMRAEAYIEVFKPDSNNN; encoded by the coding sequence ATGAAACCGTGTAAACATTTAATTTTTGCTTTTCTTGCCTTGACCATTAGCCAAGCAAGCCAAGCACAGACAGCTCCTCTCGATCGCGTATCAGTGCAAATTAATGAAGGTATTGTACTAGAAAGCGAAATAAGCAATATGTTAGCCACTGTTAAGGCAAATGCTACTGCAGCAGAGCAGTCGCTTCCTTCTGATCAAGCCTTAAGAACTCAAGTTATTGAACGATTAATCATGACTCGATTACAAATGCAGATGGCAGATAGAATAGGTTTACATATTGGTGATCTGCAACTTGATCAAACGATAGCTAATATCGCTAAAGACCAAAAACTAACTATTGAGCAAATGCAAGTTAATATCGCCAAGGAGGGAATGAATTGGAATCAATACCGCGAACAGCTACGCGAAGAAATGACATTAGGTGAAATACAACGTATTCAAGTTCAACGTCGTATCCAAGTTTCTCCGCAAGAGATTAGTAATTTAGTCAAAATGATTGAAGAAAAAGGCTTACAAGAAGTTGAATTTCAAATTGGCCATATCCTTATCGAGGTACCAAGTAATCCAAATAGTGAGCAACTTGCTAAAGCAAGTAAACGATCTAACACCGTGCTAAAACGGATTAAAGATGGAGAAGATTTTCGCCGCACAGCCATTGCATCATCGTCAGGCCCGAAGGCGCTTGAAGGTGGCGTATGGGATTACATGAACATCAACGAGATGCCGACACTCTTTGCCGAAGTACTGGGAAGTGCAAAGCAAGATGATGTCATCGGCCCAATCAGAAGTGGCGCAGGCTTTCACATCATCAAAGTACTCGATGCTCGTGGCCTTAAGACTCAAGAAATAAGTGAAGTTCGTTCTAGACATATTTTGATAAAGCCATCACCGATCTTATCTGAAGAACGTGCCAAGGCGATGTTAAATAAATTTGTAACACAAATACGTAACGGCGATACTGACTTTGCTGTGCTTGCACGTCAATACTCTGAAGATCCTGGTTCAGGGGCCAAAGGTGGTGAACTAGGTTGGGCCGATCCAAGTATCTATGTCCCAGAGTTTGCCGACACATTAAATTCGCTGGAAGTCAATGAAATCAGTGCTCCTTTTCGTTCAACCCACGGTTGGCATATAGTCCAACTTGAAGAACGCCGGAAAACAGATGCTACGGATAAGTTTAATACCAATAGGGCACATCAACTCATCTTCAGACGTAAGTTTAATGAAGAGCTACAGAACTGGCTCGATGAAATGAGAGCTGAAGCATATATTGAGGTTTTCAAACCTGATTCAAATAATAACTAA
- a CDS encoding phosphotransferase, giving the protein MSLSELRFIALNRWLHQIFDSPVFPKLISGDASYRRYFRVQHENISFIVMDSPPELINVTPFINMANAYSEKGIKVPQVIEKNIEDGFLLLSDLGDVELLSVLNEDNVTAYYSQALSLLTKVSLVTQSGGERLPLYDDAFIQLELDIFSNWLIKHHLGIKLDEKTRNMLQIVFSCLIESANTQPKIGMHRDYHSRNLMLQNDELKVIDFQDAVLGPVTYDAVSLLRDCYIRWPDNIVDTLMKRHYEQLKYSALIEGNVTLSTYTRWFDLMGLQRHIKAAGIFARLKYRDNKPAYMADIPLTLEYIRDISARYPEFHSFNMWVSDCVIPAVEARS; this is encoded by the coding sequence GTGTCCTTGTCAGAACTTAGATTTATTGCGCTAAATAGATGGTTGCATCAAATTTTCGATTCACCCGTTTTCCCTAAACTGATTTCTGGTGACGCTAGTTATCGACGATATTTTCGTGTTCAACACGAGAATATAAGCTTTATCGTCATGGATTCGCCCCCTGAATTGATTAACGTTACTCCATTTATTAATATGGCTAACGCTTATTCAGAAAAAGGTATTAAGGTTCCTCAAGTAATTGAAAAAAATATAGAAGATGGTTTTTTGTTGCTAAGTGATTTAGGTGATGTTGAGCTTCTTTCAGTATTAAATGAAGACAATGTTACCGCGTATTATAGTCAGGCTCTATCACTGTTAACAAAAGTGAGTTTAGTGACCCAGAGCGGAGGGGAAAGGTTACCTTTATATGATGATGCTTTTATTCAACTCGAATTAGATATTTTTTCTAATTGGTTGATAAAACATCACCTTGGTATCAAACTTGATGAAAAGACTCGAAATATGCTGCAAATAGTGTTTTCTTGTCTAATTGAGAGTGCTAATACACAACCTAAAATCGGCATGCATCGAGACTACCATAGCCGAAATCTGATGTTACAAAATGATGAACTAAAGGTGATCGATTTCCAAGATGCTGTATTGGGGCCTGTGACATACGATGCAGTGTCTCTTCTAAGAGATTGTTACATTCGTTGGCCAGACAATATCGTGGATACATTAATGAAACGACATTATGAACAATTGAAGTATTCAGCCTTGATTGAAGGGAATGTGACTTTATCGACTTATACTCGTTGGTTTGATTTGATGGGGTTACAACGACATATCAAAGCGGCAGGAATTTTTGCACGGCTAAAATATCGGGATAACAAACCAGCTTATATGGCTGATATCCCATTAACTCTTGAATATATTAGAGATATCTCAGCTCGCTATCCAGAGTTTCATTCATTTAATATGTGGGTTTCAGATTGTGTGATCCCAGCTGTTGAGGCGAGATCGTGA